A part of Bacteroidales bacterium genomic DNA contains:
- the era gene encoding GTPase Era, whose product MDNKAGFVNIIGNPNVGKSTLMNQLVGEKLSIITSKAQTTRHRIMGIISGENFQIIYSDTPGIIEPHYKLHEKMLRFIDLALEDADILLYVTDIREKYDKHLDYIEKIKKTDIPVILIVNKIDLARENELEPILSKWKKMLPHAHIIPVSALKGYYLPEVFDKILELLPENPPYYPKDALTDKPERFFVSEIIREKIFLNYEKEVPYSTEVQIEEFKDTDQILNIRATIYVMRDSQKAILIGSRGEAIKNIGIRAREELEAIYEKQVFLDLYVKVHKEWRDKDGFLKSRGYNV is encoded by the coding sequence ATGGATAATAAAGCCGGATTTGTAAATATTATAGGTAATCCGAATGTAGGAAAGTCAACTCTGATGAATCAGTTGGTGGGCGAAAAGCTTTCGATCATCACTTCAAAGGCTCAAACTACCAGACATCGGATCATGGGGATTATAAGCGGGGAAAATTTCCAGATCATCTATTCGGATACACCCGGGATCATTGAGCCGCATTATAAACTCCATGAAAAGATGCTCCGGTTTATCGACCTGGCACTTGAAGATGCCGATATACTTTTGTATGTCACTGACATCAGGGAAAAATATGACAAGCACCTGGATTATATAGAAAAAATTAAAAAGACTGATATTCCGGTTATTTTGATTGTCAATAAGATTGATCTGGCACGTGAGAATGAGCTGGAGCCCATTCTTTCGAAATGGAAAAAGATGCTTCCCCACGCCCATATTATTCCTGTTTCGGCCCTTAAAGGCTATTATCTGCCGGAAGTTTTTGATAAGATACTGGAACTGCTTCCTGAGAATCCTCCCTATTATCCTAAAGATGCACTTACCGATAAACCTGAGCGCTTTTTTGTTTCAGAAATCATCCGGGAGAAGATATTCCTTAATTATGAAAAAGAGGTTCCTTATTCAACGGAAGTGCAGATCGAGGAATTTAAAGATACCGATCAGATACTCAATATAAGAGCCACCATTTATGTCATGCGGGATAGTCAAAAAGCAATACTGATCGGTAGCAGGGGAGAGGCCATCAAGAATATTGGTATCCGGGCCCGGGAAGAGCTGGAGGCCATTTACGAGAAGCAGGTGTTCCTCGATCTTTATGTTAAGGTACATAAAGAATGGAGAGATAAGGATGGTTTCTTAAAATCCCGGGGGTATAATGTTTAA